From a single Streptomyces sp. 1331.2 genomic region:
- a CDS encoding DUF2461 domain-containing protein, which translates to MTFKGWPTEALDFYERLEADNSKTFWQAHKEQYDEAVRAPMEQLLADLEPEFGPGKIFRPNRDVRFSADKSPYKTHIGAHLEGGGYIQLSADGLACGNGMYVLAPDQLERYRVAVAEDVAGAELERVIARVEKDGPQVFGRDSLKSAPRGYPKDHPRIELLRHKGLVAWQEWEPAKWLGTRTAYTRITAFLHASQPLRDWLDGHVGPSELPTR; encoded by the coding sequence GTGACCTTCAAAGGCTGGCCGACCGAGGCGCTGGACTTCTACGAGCGCCTCGAAGCCGACAACTCCAAGACCTTCTGGCAGGCCCACAAGGAGCAGTACGACGAAGCCGTACGCGCCCCCATGGAGCAGCTGCTCGCCGACCTGGAGCCCGAGTTCGGGCCGGGGAAGATCTTCCGCCCCAACCGCGACGTCCGCTTCAGCGCCGACAAGTCCCCGTACAAGACGCACATCGGCGCCCACCTGGAGGGCGGCGGCTACATCCAGCTCTCCGCGGACGGCCTGGCCTGCGGCAACGGCATGTACGTCCTCGCCCCGGACCAGCTGGAGCGTTACCGCGTCGCCGTCGCCGAGGACGTCGCCGGCGCCGAGTTGGAGCGGGTGATCGCCCGGGTGGAGAAGGACGGCCCGCAGGTCTTCGGCCGGGACTCCCTGAAGTCGGCCCCGCGCGGCTACCCCAAGGACCACCCCAGGATCGAGCTGCTGCGCCACAAGGGCCTGGTGGCCTGGCAGGAGTGGGAACCCGCGAAGTGGCTGGGCACCCGCACCGCCTACACCCGGATCACCGCCTTCCTGCACGCCTCCCAGCCCCTGCGGGACTGGCTGGACGGCCACGTCGGCCCCTCCGAGCTACCGACCCGATGA
- a CDS encoding heme o synthase: MLVTAVETRPAGVTGATPAHRPLGARVGAFVALTKPRIIELLLMSTVPVMFLAQQGVPNMLLVLKVVVGGYLSAGGANALNMYIDRDIDAVMSRTERRPIVTGMVSPREALVFGIVLAVVSTVLLGVGVNWLSAGLALGALLFYVFVYTLGLKRRTSQNIVWGGIAGCMPVLVGWSSVTNSVSWAAVVLFLVVFFWTPPHTWVLSMKVRDDYLRAGVPMLPVIKGNVAVGKQVVAYSWVMVAVSLALWPLGHMSWLYPVAAVLLGGAWLREAHALYGRAKAGVVGAKLKEMRLFHWSITYLSLLMVVCAVDPFVK; the protein is encoded by the coding sequence GTGTTAGTGACCGCCGTCGAAACCCGTCCCGCCGGGGTCACCGGGGCGACTCCTGCGCACCGGCCGCTCGGGGCCCGTGTCGGCGCGTTCGTCGCACTGACCAAGCCGCGGATCATCGAGCTGCTGCTGATGAGCACCGTGCCGGTGATGTTCCTGGCCCAGCAGGGCGTTCCGAACATGCTGCTGGTACTGAAGGTCGTGGTCGGCGGCTACCTCTCGGCGGGCGGCGCCAACGCCCTCAACATGTACATCGACCGTGACATCGACGCAGTCATGTCGCGCACCGAGCGGCGGCCGATCGTCACCGGGATGGTGTCGCCGCGCGAGGCCCTGGTGTTCGGCATCGTGCTCGCCGTCGTGTCGACGGTGCTGCTGGGCGTCGGCGTCAACTGGCTCTCCGCCGGGCTGGCGCTGGGCGCGCTGCTGTTCTACGTGTTCGTCTACACGCTGGGGCTCAAGCGGCGCACCTCGCAGAACATCGTCTGGGGCGGCATCGCCGGCTGCATGCCGGTGCTGGTCGGCTGGTCTTCCGTCACCAACTCGGTGTCCTGGGCGGCCGTCGTGCTGTTCCTGGTGGTGTTCTTCTGGACTCCGCCGCACACCTGGGTGCTGTCGATGAAGGTGCGCGACGACTACCTGCGGGCCGGGGTGCCGATGCTGCCGGTCATCAAGGGCAACGTGGCGGTCGGCAAGCAGGTCGTCGCCTACTCCTGGGTGATGGTCGCCGTCTCGCTGGCGCTCTGGCCGCTGGGGCACATGAGCTGGCTGTACCCGGTCGCCGCGGTGCTGCTGGGCGGGGCCTGGCTGCGTGAGGCGCACGCGCTGTACGGGCGGGCCAAGGCCGGGGTCGTGGGCGCCAAGCTCAAGGAGATGCGGCTGTTCCACTGGTCGATCACCTACCTGTCGCTGCTGATGGTGGTGTGCGCGGTCGACCCGTTCGTGAAGTAG